Within the Opitutaceae bacterium TAV5 genome, the region GCCTTTTTCAAACCGGGATAGCCACAAAAAGCACAAAATTCCCTTCTGCCCGGCGGGAACCTCCCGCGCGCTTATAAGCGCGATGGAGGATTTCATGCGCGGCGTGTTTTTTCGTGTTTTTCGTGGCCATTCTTCTCCCTTCGGCTGGAGCCCGGGTGCTCCAGGAAATCCGTGGTTAAAAAACGGCTACAGCTTTATTTGAATCGCTCTATCTCCTTCGCGGCCTTTGCGATCCTTGTGTAAAATCAACAGCCTTCGCGTCACAGGTATTACCGCCGCTGACACCGGTTTGAGCAGCACCCCGTCGCGCGTCCTGTCGCTGCCTTGACTCGCTCTACGTACAGGACAGATTTACACGTATGAAAACCAAGCTCACCCTGTCCATAGACAGCCGCGTGATCGGACGCGCAAAGGCAGTGGCCCGGCGGCGCGGCGTATCCTTGTCTGGCCTGGTGGAGACCCATTTCGAACGGCTGGCTGCGACGGCCGGTTCGGCTTCTCCCTCCACGGCAGCGCGCTGGCGCGGCAGCCTGCGCACCCCGCACAAAGCAGCCGCTGCCGATGATCCCCGTCTCGCCTTCCTGCTCGACAAGCACGTGCGGTAATGAGGGTGTTGATCGATACCAATCTGTTGCTGGATGTTTTGCTGGATCGCGCGCATCTGGCCGATGACAGCCAGGCCGTCATCGACTGGTGCGAAGCCAATCCGGGGTGCGGATTTCTGGCATGGCACACCTTGGCCAATCTTCACTACATCGGCGCCCGTGCGGGAAATGCCGCTGCCGTGCATGATTTCCTGCAGGCGTTGCTTCGCCATATGGAGGTATGCCCGTGCGGGACTGCGGAGGCTCATGTCGCACTCGCCTTGCCGGTCCGGGATTTCGAAGATGCCCTGCAGGTCGCAGCCGGACAAGCGACCGGCGTGGATTATATCGTGACTCGCAATGTAAAAGACTTTCGCCGTTCTCCGGTGCCCGCGCTTTCTCCCGAAGCATTCCTGAAGCGCACGTGACCGGAAGCGGGGAGCGGTTCACGTACGCCCCTGCGAGGCCAAACCCCTCCGGGTCCTTGTAGCCCCCCGGCTGGCTGACATCACTTCGGGCGCACCCGGCCTCGCCTCATTTCACCGGCGTGTCGCTGTTGAGCGTGGTGAGAATCGTCGGGCCCCAGTCGGCGCGGATGCGGCTGACCTCGCGCTCGATCTGGTCGTGCGGGGTCTTCATCTCGGTGAGCAGCGACTCGGCGAGACCGGCCGCGCCGGCGAGTTCGTCGCAGCAGATCACCGTCGCCCCCGCCTCGCGCAGCGCCACGTGTTCGCCGAGATAGCGGGCGCGGGTGAAAATCCGGATGTCGGGATTCACTTCGCGGGCCGCCGTGATCATGGCGATGCGCACCGCCGGTTCGGGCGTGGTGATGACGAGGTAGCGCGCCTTGGCCAGTCCCGCTTCCTTGAGGATTTCGCTGCGGGTGGCGTCGCCGTAGAGCGCGCGCTGGTGGCGGTTGTGGAGCTCGGCCACGGTATCGACATTCATCTCGATGATGAGCGGCCTGATCCCGAATTGCCCCAGCACTTCCGTGACGGCCTGCCCGACCGGGCCATGGCCGACGACAATGGCATCCGCCGGAGCCTGCTCGCCGTGCGGAGTGGCCGCGTTGATCGCGGCGCCGTGCGCGTCGTTGCGCCGCCCGAGCCAGCGCATCCACGAGGCGTGTTTTTCGATCCACGGTTCCATCGAGAGCAGTTGTCTGAAGAGGATCGGATTGAGGCTGATCGAGATGATCGCGCCGGCCACGAGCAGCGAGTAGGCCTGCCCGGGGATGAGCCCGTGCGAGCGCGCCACTTCGGCAAGGATGAAAGAAAATTCGCCGATCTGCGCGAGGCCGCCCGCCACGACGAGTCCGGTGTGAACCGTGTGCCGGCAGACCAGCACGATGATGAACGCGGCCACCGGCTTCACCACCAGGATCACGAGAAGCACGCCCGCGAGCAGCGCCGGGCTTTCCATCACCGAACGAAAATCGAAGAGCATGCCGACGGAGACGAAAAACAGCACCGCGAACGCATCGCGCAGCGGCAGCAGTTCCGAACCGGCCTGGTGGCTGAATTTCGACTGGCCCACGAGCATGCCCGCCATGAACGCGCCCAGCGCCATCGACGCGCCGAAGGCCGCGTAAGCCGCCGTGGCCATGGCGATGGACATCACCAGCACGGCCAGCGTGAACAGCTCGCGCGAACGCACGCGGGCCACGCGCATCAGCACCCACGGCACGAACCGCGAACCCACGACCACGGCGAGCGCGCCGAGCGCGACGAGTTTGAGGATGGCGATGCCGGCCGTCCAGAAGACGCTCTTGCCGCCTTCGGCGGCGGAGGCATCGACAGCGCCGTCGATCCCGGTTTTCACGGCCACGGCGGGCAGCACCACCAGAACGAGCACCGTGATGATGTCCTCCACGATGAGCCAGCCGACGGCGACATGGCCGGAAGCGGTCTCCAGCGTGTGGCTGTCGATGAGCACGCGCAGCAGCACGACGGTGCTGGCCACCGACACGGCGATGCCGATGACCAGCCCCTGCGTCCATGACCAGCCGGCGAGCACCGCGATGCCGATCATCGCCAGGGTGGCGAGCGTGCTCTGGCCGAGCGCGCCGGGGATGGCGATGTTGCGCACGGCGAGCAGGTCTTTCAGGTGGAAGTGCAGGCCGACGCCGAACATCAGCAGGATGACGCCGATCTCGGCGAGCTGCGAGGCGAGGTGGACGTTGCCGACAAAACCGGGCGTGTGCGGACCGGCGGCGATGCCGGCGAGCAGGTAACCGACGATGGGAGAGAGGCCGACCTTTTTCGCGAGCAACCCGAAGAAAAGGGCGGCGGCGAAGCCGAAGGCGATGGTGGTGATAAGCGAGATGTCGTGTTCCATAAAACGGGCGGGAGAAGCGGGAGAAAAGTGTGGCCGTCGCCGGGATTGCCGGTGCGGGCGGACAGCAGGCAGCGGCAGAAGGCACAACACGTTGCGCGCGGTCGCGCTGTCAAACCGCAGCGCAACCCGGACGAAAAAAAACCGGCGGCCCCCGAAAGGTCCGCCGACGGAACTGCACTCGCAGGGCGTGGATCAGATGGCGGTATCACCGTGCTCGTCGGTGCGGATGCGGACGGCATCACCGACGGGGACGACGAAGACCTTGCCGTCGCCGATCTTGCCGGACCTGGCGGCCTTGACGATGGCGTCGATGGTCTTGCCGGCGATGTCGTCGCCGGTGACGATCTCGATCTTGATTTTCGGGAGGAAATCCACCGTGTACTCGCTGCCGCGGTAGATTTCGGTGTGGCCTTTCTGGCGGCCGAAGCCCTTGACCTCGGTTACGGTCATGCCCTCGACGCCGACGGCGGCCAGGGCCTCTTTCACTTCCTCGAGCTTGAACGGTTTGATAATGGCAATGATGAGTTTCATCAGAAGATTCCGGATGTGTGATTCGGGTGTGGAGGCAATTGCGGGAGATCAGGCGGTGTAGCCTTCCTCGCCGTGTTCGCTGATATCGAGACCGGTGGTTTCGGCTTCGGGCGTCGGGCGCAGACCGATGGCGGCCTTGACCACAAAAGCGATGATGACCGTGGCCGCCACGCTCCAGACGATGGTGACGAGGGTGGCCTTGATCTGCTCGCCGACGAGACCGGGGAGCAGATCGGTGATGCCGGGATTGACTTTGTCTGTCGCGAGGATGCCGGTGAGGATCGAGCCGAGGGTGCCGCCGACGGCATGGACACCGAAGGTGTCGAGCGCGTCGTCGTAACCGAAGATGGCCTTGAGTTTCACACAGAAGATGAAGGGCACGATGCCGGCGAGCACGCCGCAGATGACGGCCCCGGTCGCATCGACGAAACCGGCGGCGGGTGTGATCACGACCAGGCCGGCGACGATCCCGGAGCAGAAGCCGAGGATGGACGCATGCTTGCGGGTGAAAAATTCGAGCGTCGCCCAGGTGAAGCCGCCGATGGCGGCCGCGAGCGTGGTCGTCATGAAGGCGTTGCCGGCGATGCCGTCGGCCGCTCCGGCGCTGCCGGCATTGAAGCCGTACCAGCCGACCCAGAGCATGCCGGTGCCGACCATGCAGAGCACCATGCTGTGCGGCGCCATCTTTTCCTTACCGAACCCGAGGCGGGGGCCGAGGATGATACAGAGGATGAGCGCGGACCAGCCGGAGGACATGTGCACCACGGTGCCGCCGGCGAAGTCGATCGCCTTGATCGAGCCGTCTGCGCCCGCCATCAGGCCGCCGCCCCAGACCATGTGGGCGAGGGGAAAGTAGACCGCGAACATCCACAGGGCGATGAAGGCGAGGATGGCGGTGAACTTCATGCGCTCGGCGATGGCGCCCACGATGAGCGCGGGCGTGATGATGGCGAACGTGAGCTGGAAGATGGCGAAGACGTTTTCCGACACCCAGTCGAGCGTGTGCGGGTTGCCATCCACGCCCTTGAAAAAGGCAAAATCGAGCCCGCCGAAAATGGCATTGCCGGGAGCGAAGCAGAGGCTGAAGCCGACGGCCCACCAGAGGATCGTCACCATGCCGGCGATGCCCAGGCACTGCGCGAGGACGGAAAGGACGTTTTTCCTGCGCACGAGTCCGCCGTAGAAAAGCGCCAGACCGGGCAGTGTCATGAAGAGAACGAGGGCCGACGACGTCATGAGCCAGGCGTTGTGGCCGGGACCGGGCCCGGAGACGTTGGAGGCCACGCCTTCGGTGCGGGCGCTGTTGTTGACGTAGGCTTCGAGGTCGGCGATGCGCTGCTCGAGCGTCGGAGCCGGAAGCGCACCGGCTGCCGGCGGGGCAGGTTCGTCGGCGGCGGCCGGAGAAACGAGAGCGGCCAGGCCAAGCAAGCCGCCGGCAAGGACGAGACGCAGCTTGCAGGTGAGGTTTGAGAGGTTCATCAACAATACTTCCAGCAACTGCGATGCCAAGGACTTGGGCGTGCCGGCGAGTTTCGGCCCGACTTGCGCAAGATGAACCTGGATCAGGCGATCGGATGGAAAATTCCGGTTTCCGGGATCCGTCGTTTTCCGGTTCCGGATTTCACCGGGGCGTCTTGCAAAACCCGCAAAAAAACCGGCGGACCCCGAAAGGTCCGCCGGTGCATTTTATCCGGTATTTGCCGGGAACAGTTCAGACGGCCGAGTCGCCGCGTTCGTCGGTACGGATGCGGATGGCATCCTCGACGGGGACGACGAAGACCTTGCCGTCGCCGATCTTGCCGGTCTTGGCCGCCTTGACGACGGCTTCAACGGTCTTGGCGACCACATCGTCGCCGACGACGATTTCGATTTTCACTTTCGGGAGGAAGTCCACCGTGTACTCGCTGCCGCGGTAGATTTCGGTGTGGCCTTTCTGGCGGCCGAAGCCCTTGACCTCGGTTACGGTCATGCCCTCGATGCCGACGGCGGCCAGGGCTTCCTTCACTTCCTCGAGCTTGAACGGCTTGATAATGGCGATGATAAGTTTCATTGGGAACAGGTGATATTCTCGATGCGGGTGTGATGTGAGAGGTGAAGATCAGTCGACGTAGCCTTCTTCGCCGTGTTCGCTGATATCGAGACCGGTGGTTTCGACTTCGGGCGTCGGGCGGAGACCGATGGTGGCCTTGACGACGTAGGCGATGATGATGGTGGCGACCACGCTCCAGACCAGCACGATGATGACGCTGATGAACTGCTTGCCGAGCAATGCCATGCCGCCCGCCGCGCCGTTGATGTCCTCGACAGCGAGGAGACCGGTCAGCAGGGTGCCGACCGTGCCGCCGACGGCGTGAACGCCGAAGGTGTCGAGTGCATCGTCATAGCCGATCCACTTCTTGAGATAAACCACGGCGAAGAACGGAATCACACCGGCGGCGATACCGCAGAGGATCGCGCCGTTGGCGCTGACGAAACCGGCCGCTGGCGTGATGACCACGAGGCCCGCGACAATGCCCGAGCAGAAACCGAGGACGGAGGGCTGTTTCTTGATGAAATATTCAAGGCCGGCCCAGACGAAGCCGCCGATGGCCGCCGCGAGGGTGGTCGTGAGGAAGGCGCTGCCCGCCAGGCCGTCGGCCGCACCGGCGCTGCCGGCGTTGAAACCATACCAGCCGACCCACAGGATGGCGGTGCCGATCATACAGAGCACCATGCTGTGGGGGGCCATCTTCTCTTTGCCGTAGCCGAGGCGCGGGCCGAGGATGATCGCCAGAACGAGGGCCGAGTAACCGGAAGACATATGGACGACCAGACCGCCGGCGAAATCGATCGCACCGAGCGTCTCGCCGATGTAGCCGCCGCCCCAGACCATGTGGGCAAACGGGAAATACACGAGGAGCAGCCAGCCGGTGACAAAGGCGAGAACCGCGGCGTATTTCATGCGCTCGGCGATGGCGCCGACGATGAGCGCGGGCGTGATGACCGCGAACGTGTACTGGAACATCACCCAGACGGTCTCGGGCACGCCGGCCAGCGTGCTCGAATAGTTGATGTCGATCTTTCCGGGATCGGGACCGTAGATCCCTTTCAGGAATGCCATGTCGAGGTTGCCGATAAACTGGCCGTCGCCGCTGAACGACAGGCTGTAACCGACCGCCCACCAGAGCCCCGCGGTCAGTCCGGCGATGCCGAGACACTGCGCGAGGACGGAGAGCACATTCTTTCTTCGGACGAGTCCCCCGTAGAAGAGCGCCAGGCCGGGCAGTGTCATGAAGAGCACGAGCGCGGTGCTGGTGAGCATCCAGGCGGTATCGCCGGCGCTGATGGGGACGGGGGCTTCCGCCGCGGCAGCTTCCTGTGCGGAGAGCGGACTGATCAAGGCCAGCAATCCGCAGACGGAGACCATCTTGAGGATGCGGGTCATGGATAGAGACCAATGCTTCATAGTATGTGTGTAGGTTGGGTTTGTTGGCAGGCAGGTGTTCAGATGGTATTCTGAGTCTTTGTCCGGTGCATCCAAAAGCAGGGGGTGTGCCAAATGAAACGGGTTATTGGTTTTGCCCCCGGGAGGTGGCCGGAAACGATATGGCAAGATGCTTGTTTTAAATATCTTGAAGGATGATCAATTTGTTTCCTGCCTGCCCGGAAATACCCGATTGAAGCCCGGTATCACAGGGTTCCGTCGCGCCGCACCACAGATTTCTTCAACCGGGGATGGACGCGGGACGGAGGTTACCGGATGGTAGGCGCTTCCCGCGTACCACACCGCCGCCGTCATGAGTCTCAACCGCACCGAACAGACCGTTTTCGATTACCTGCAGGCCAATCCCGAGGAGCGCCGTTACTGGGAAAACCGGGTGCGGACGACCCTCGCCGGGAGCGGCGGCGATATCCATGGCGCCTCATTATTGCTGGATAACGACTTGTGGGATTATTACCGCGAACGCTCGGAAGTGGCGTCGCCCTTTCGGGAGATTGTGGCGCGGGAGGGCTTGCGCCGTACGAGCTTGCGAAATCTGGCCGAATACCTGCTCCGGATCCATGCTCCGCCCGGACCTCGCCGGACCTCCGCCGGCGGGAAAAAATCCGGGATGTGAATATCTTTTTAATTTAATCGGAAAAAGCAGGTTATCTCATAAATTATGGTGAACAGGGTGTGAGCAGATTGTTTAACCATTGAACCTCTGCAACGACTGCCGAGACTTGCCGGTGATTCTGGTGAACGCTGCGCTTGCCGGCTCCTGCAAGGCTCAGCCAACGGTTGCTACGAATTCCGGGCGGGTCGCCAGTGGGTGGTGGCCCGCCTCCTTCGTTTACAGGCATCGCCACGGGCCTGCCTCCCCCCCTCCCCGCGGAACAGGCTGCGGGCGCAGGCGCCCCGGTTTTCCGGATCACAGCAAGCCGGCGAGCGCGGTGTTGCGGGTAAGGCTGAAAGCGGCGCGCACGGCGGCAAAGGCGGCGACGAGCTCGGCCGGTGAACCGGCGCGCGGGAAACGCATTTCGAGCGTGGCGCCTTCACAGACGACTTCGGCTTCCACGCCCTCCACCGTCAGCACGCAGTGGCCGCAGTCGGAGGGATAATCGACGCGCAACGCGGCGGCTTCCGTCGGCCGGCCGGCGTCGGGTTCGTCGAGCGATTCGACTGCGTCGATCACAGCCTCCACACGCACACCCTTGCGCAGCGTGAAAGAAAGCGCGGAAAATTGCGCGGCGAAGAGGGCGTCGAATTCGGCGAGGTGCACGAGCTCGCTGTTGCGCAGGCTGTGGAGAGTGCGGGTAACCGTGTAATCGGAGGGCGAGTCGGCGGCGAGGTCGTAGCCGATTTCAAAGGTGAAGTCCCTGGCGGCAAGCACGGCGGCGGGCGGAGTGACGTCGAGGGCGAGGTCCTTGCGCTTGTAACCGAGCGCGGCGCGGGTGCGCTGGAAAAAGGTCTCGGCCTCCGCGGAAAGTTCGGCGACGCAGAGCCGGGCGAAAAATCCCTGGGTCGCGCTGTTGACGGCGTCGGGCACCGTGTGACGCGACTTGTCGAAGCCGCGCAGGGTCTTGACCAGACCACCGCCGCGTCCGACGAACTGGATGCGGGAAACGAAGCTCCGGGAGTCATCTTTGCTGCTGTTGCTGGCCATGTGCGCCGGGAAGGATGCCCACGAAACAGACGAAAGGACACGAAAGAAAAAGCAAAAATTCCGGGGTTTGTATCAACGTCCCAAAGCCTCCGGATTTTTGCACGAAGAGCGCGAAGGACAGGTTGCCTGAAACTTCGCGGTCTTTTGTTTAAAATAGAGGGAACTCCTGAAAATTGAACAGAAGGTAACAAAGAAAACGAAGAACAACCAAGGGCGTTTGTCGCTTATTTTCATAATATATTTTCAGTAAATGACTTTTAATACCAAAGTCCCAAAGCCTTCAGATTTTTACACAAAGGCCGCAAAGAGCGCAAAGGATTGCCAGTTACCTTCTTCGCGTCCTTTGCGGCCTTGGTGTAAAATCAAAAACATTCGGGACGCTGGTATAATTCATAGTCTCCTTTGTTTCATCTTCGTTCTCTTCGTTTCCTTCTGTTCAAAAATGAATTTTCAGAACCTCCCTGGAAAACATCGGCGACAGCGGCCCCGAAAGACATTTCCGGAATTGCGATACGGACGGGACGGGATAGCGAATGCGGTATGTCTGCTCCGGCTTCCGCTTCTTCTGTCGTTTCCGTGGTGTGCGCGCTGATCGAGCGCGAGGGGCGCGTCTTTGTCGCACAACGGCCGCCGCACAAGCACCTGGGCGGCAAGTGGGAATTTCCCGGCGGCAAGATCGAGCCGGGCGAGACACCCGAAGCGGCGCTGGTGCGCGAGTGCCGCGAGGAGCTCGGTTGCGAGGTCGTACCCGGCGAGCGTCTGCCGGAAGCCGTCCATGATTACGGCACGGTGGTGATTCGCCTGATCCCGTTTGTGGCCAGGCTGGCGGAGCCGGCCATCGATCCGCAGTCCAGCGAGCACGCCGCGGTGCGCTGGATCCTGCCGGAAGAATTCGCCTCGCTCGACATGCCGGCAGCCGACGAGCCGATCGTCCGCGCGTACCGGAAGCGGCAATAACCCGGGGTATCCCGACGGAGCGGCGGCATTCCTGCCGCTGCTGACGACGCAACGCGTCGCCGGTTCGGACGGCGAGGCGCTGACGCGCCTCGTCGCAGCGGCAGGAATGCCGCCGCTCCCCCTTTACCAGCCGACCGAGGCGCGTTTGCCCTGCTTGGTGATCTGCTTCTCGCCTTCCCACACGCCGAGGCCGTCCTGCACGGTCGTGAGCGTGAGCTGGAAGGAGTAGGTCACCTGGTTGACGCCGCTGGCCTTGGCCTTGTCCTCGATGATCTTGCCCGAAAGCGTGTAGTACGGTTTCGGCGACTGCTGCTTGTCGCCGGCGAGAAACTGGTTCTGCTGCGCGAGGTCCTTGGCCAGCGGGTCCTCGGCGCCGCCGTAAGCCAGGGTGGTGGTCGTGATGACCTTGCCGGAGCGCAGCAGCGAGGTGCGGATTTTCTTCGTCAGGGAATCCATGTCGAAGTTGTTGCTCGTGCCGTTGGTGATCCGCGAGATGGCCATGACGGCGGGCTGGGTCGGGGCGCGCTCGAGCACGCCGGAGACGAGAATGTCGGCCACGAGGTCGTCCGCCGCCTGGTTGAAGTCCTGGATGTTGATCTGGTTGAGCGAGACGATCGTGTCGGGTCCCTTCGAATCGACGTAATGCGCATTATTGGAGCAGCCGGCGAAAACGAACAGGCCGGCCAGCGTGGTGAACGCGAGCGGGAGACGGATGGATTTGTTCATGATGATGGAAAAATTCAGAAGGGAGCCCACGAAACACACGAAAAGACACGAAAAAAATACCTGCAATCAGATGACTGGTTTTCGTGTCTTTTCGTGTGTTTCGTGGGCAAAAAAACTTCAGGTTTCTTCGAGCTTGAGACGGAAATCCACGGCGCGGGGCGAGATGGCCACCGCCGAGACGGCGTTGACCTCGCGACCGCGCAACATGATCACGCGCCAGCCGCTGACGCTGTCGATCTGCATGCCGTTCTCGTCGATCCAGTCGAATTTGTACCGGAAGGTGCGGGGGTCGTTCTTGCGGTTTTCCAGCGTGACCTGGATTTTTAACAGGTTGCCGCTGACGTGGGTCTGGTTGACCGACACGGTGGCAAGGGCGCGCGCGAGCGAGGAATCGGTGATGATCCGCTGGTCGTCCACGTAATCGGGGTGGGCTTCGGGCTGGGCGCGTTGCACCGTGTTGACGCTGCTGGAGCAGCCGGGCCCGAAAAAGGCCGCGACAAAGGCCACCGTGGAGGAGGCGAGCAGGGGAAGGAGGGGGATGCGTTTCATGAGGTTACGTTTCGTTGGAACAGTTCTCCGCAGGGAGACGTTGCAAAGTTGTGACGCAGGAATGACAGCAGGGCGAGACTCCGGATCGTTTTTATTTCAGGTTATTTTTTCTACTTCAGTTGAAACTGGCTGACAAGAAGCGGTGTGCCGGCGGCGATGCTCTTGACATAAACCACCGTGACGTCGCCGGGACCGACCTGGATACGGTGCGCCTGGTTGCCGGCCTTGATCACGAGCACGCGGTCGGCGGGCGTGGTCAGGCGGGCGTAATAAAACTCCTTGGGCAGAC harbors:
- a CDS encoding membrane protein; this translates as MNKSIRLPLAFTTLAGLFVFAGCSNNAHYVDSKGPDTIVSLNQINIQDFNQAADDLVADILVSGVLERAPTQPAVMAISRITNGTSNNFDMDSLTKKIRTSLLRSGKVITTTTLAYGGAEDPLAKDLAQQNQFLAGDKQQSPKPYYTLSGKIIEDKAKASGVNQVTYSFQLTLTTVQDGLGVWEGEKQITKQGKRASVGW
- a CDS encoding ammonium transporter translates to MNLSNLTCKLRLVLAGGLLGLAALVSPAAADEPAPPAAGALPAPTLEQRIADLEAYVNNSARTEGVASNVSGPGPGHNAWLMTSSALVLFMTLPGLALFYGGLVRRKNVLSVLAQCLGIAGMVTILWWAVGFSLCFAPGNAIFGGLDFAFFKGVDGNPHTLDWVSENVFAIFQLTFAIITPALIVGAIAERMKFTAILAFIALWMFAVYFPLAHMVWGGGLMAGADGSIKAIDFAGGTVVHMSSGWSALILCIILGPRLGFGKEKMAPHSMVLCMVGTGMLWVGWYGFNAGSAGAADGIAGNAFMTTTLAAAIGGFTWATLEFFTRKHASILGFCSGIVAGLVVITPAAGFVDATGAVICGVLAGIVPFIFCVKLKAIFGYDDALDTFGVHAVGGTLGSILTGILATDKVNPGITDLLPGLVGEQIKATLVTIVWSVAATVIIAFVVKAAIGLRPTPEAETTGLDISEHGEEGYTA
- a CDS encoding NUDIX hydrolase, yielding MSAPASASSVVSVVCALIEREGRVFVAQRPPHKHLGGKWEFPGGKIEPGETPEAALVRECREELGCEVVPGERLPEAVHDYGTVVIRLIPFVARLAEPAIDPQSSEHAAVRWILPEEFASLDMPAADEPIVRAYRKRQ
- a CDS encoding pilus biogenesis protein, with protein sequence MLIDTNLLLDVLLDRAHLADDSQAVIDWCEANPGCGFLAWHTLANLHYIGARAGNAAAVHDFLQALLRHMEVCPCGTAEAHVALALPVRDFEDALQVAAGQATGVDYIVTRNVKDFRRSPVPALSPEAFLKRT
- a CDS encoding nitrogen regulatory protein P-II 1 (indirectly regulates nitrogen metabolism; at high nitrogen levels P-II prevents the phosphorylation of NR-I, the transcriptional activator of the glutamine synthetase gene (glnA); at low nitrogen levels P-II is uridylylated to form PII-UMP and interacts with an adenylyltransferase (GlnE) that activates GlnA), translating into MKLIIAIIKPFKLEEVKEALAAVGVEGMTVTEVKGFGRQKGHTEIYRGSEYTVDFLPKIKIEIVTGDDIAGKTIDAIVKAARSGKIGDGKVFVVPVGDAVRIRTDEHGDTAI
- a CDS encoding sodium/hydrogen exchanger — its product is MCLLPLPAVRPHRQSRRRPHFSPASPARFMEHDISLITTIAFGFAAALFFGLLAKKVGLSPIVGYLLAGIAAGPHTPGFVGNVHLASQLAEIGVILLMFGVGLHFHLKDLLAVRNIAIPGALGQSTLATLAMIGIAVLAGWSWTQGLVIGIAVSVASTVVLLRVLIDSHTLETASGHVAVGWLIVEDIITVLVLVVLPAVAVKTGIDGAVDASAAEGGKSVFWTAGIAILKLVALGALAVVVGSRFVPWVLMRVARVRSRELFTLAVLVMSIAMATAAYAAFGASMALGAFMAGMLVGQSKFSHQAGSELLPLRDAFAVLFFVSVGMLFDFRSVMESPALLAGVLLVILVVKPVAAFIIVLVCRHTVHTGLVVAGGLAQIGEFSFILAEVARSHGLIPGQAYSLLVAGAIISISLNPILFRQLLSMEPWIEKHASWMRWLGRRNDAHGAAINAATPHGEQAPADAIVVGHGPVGQAVTEVLGQFGIRPLIIEMNVDTVAELHNRHQRALYGDATRSEILKEAGLAKARYLVITTPEPAVRIAMITAAREVNPDIRIFTRARYLGEHVALREAGATVICCDELAGAAGLAESLLTEMKTPHDQIEREVSRIRADWGPTILTTLNSDTPVK
- a CDS encoding nitrogen regulatory protein P-II 1 (indirectly regulates nitrogen metabolism; at high nitrogen levels P-II prevents the phosphorylation of NR-I, the transcriptional activator of the glutamine synthetase gene (glnA); at low nitrogen levels P-II is uridylylated to form PII-UMP and interacts with an adenylyltransferase (GlnE) that activates GlnA), with the translated sequence MKLIIAIIKPFKLEEVKEALAAVGIEGMTVTEVKGFGRQKGHTEIYRGSEYTVDFLPKVKIEIVVGDDVVAKTVEAVVKAAKTGKIGDGKVFVVPVEDAIRIRTDERGDSAV
- a CDS encoding ammonium transporter; protein product: MTRILKMVSVCGLLALISPLSAQEAAAAEAPVPISAGDTAWMLTSTALVLFMTLPGLALFYGGLVRRKNVLSVLAQCLGIAGLTAGLWWAVGYSLSFSGDGQFIGNLDMAFLKGIYGPDPGKIDINYSSTLAGVPETVWVMFQYTFAVITPALIVGAIAERMKYAAVLAFVTGWLLLVYFPFAHMVWGGGYIGETLGAIDFAGGLVVHMSSGYSALVLAIILGPRLGYGKEKMAPHSMVLCMIGTAILWVGWYGFNAGSAGAADGLAGSAFLTTTLAAAIGGFVWAGLEYFIKKQPSVLGFCSGIVAGLVVITPAAGFVSANGAILCGIAAGVIPFFAVVYLKKWIGYDDALDTFGVHAVGGTVGTLLTGLLAVEDINGAAGGMALLGKQFISVIIVLVWSVVATIIIAYVVKATIGLRPTPEVETTGLDISEHGEEGYVD